The following proteins are encoded in a genomic region of Antricoccus suffuscus:
- a CDS encoding MarR family winged helix-turn-helix transcriptional regulator, giving the protein MDKPTHLVEFETMVLGRHMDLRARPRDNDERLDRSAYIVLSRIGVQGPMSIGELSDAFGLDTSTLNRQTAALLSAALVERIPDPGGGMARKFRITAEGSSRLEAERAFNTNGLERVLADWKPEEVAEFSRWLKRFNTDIERLDGRPWPRPES; this is encoded by the coding sequence ATGGACAAGCCCACCCATTTAGTCGAATTCGAAACGATGGTGCTGGGTCGGCATATGGATTTGCGTGCTCGTCCGCGCGACAACGATGAGCGGCTCGACCGCAGCGCGTACATCGTGCTCAGCCGCATCGGCGTGCAAGGCCCGATGTCGATAGGCGAGCTTAGCGACGCGTTTGGACTGGACACATCAACCCTGAACCGGCAGACGGCCGCGTTGTTGTCCGCGGCGCTCGTCGAGCGCATCCCGGATCCCGGTGGCGGCATGGCGCGCAAGTTTCGAATCACGGCTGAGGGGTCGAGCAGGCTCGAGGCCGAGCGGGCGTTCAACACCAATGGCCTCGAGCGCGTACTGGCCGATTGGAAGCCCGAGGAAGTGGCCGAATTCTCTCGTTGGCTCAAGCGCTTCAATACCGATATCGAGCGGCTCGACGGCCGGCCGTGGCCCCGTCCCGAGTCGTAG
- a CDS encoding SDR family NAD(P)-dependent oxidoreductase, translating into MADFQGRSVVITGGARGLGATVAEEFVKRGARVAIVDLDSDEFLATRDRLSKLGDVLAITADVSQESDVKSYVQQAVEAYGGIDVFFNNAGIEGKVAVPLVETAVEDFDRVISVNLRGVFLGLKHVLPVMNAKKSGSVINTSSVAGLRGSMGIGPYTASKHGVVGLTRTAALESAPYGVRVNSIHPSPVNTRMMRALEKGVNPADPEAAQARFTSNIPLGRYAESTDIANLVLFLASDESNFLTGVQYRVDGGMGAH; encoded by the coding sequence GTGGCAGATTTTCAGGGACGTAGCGTAGTAATCACCGGCGGAGCGCGTGGCTTGGGCGCGACCGTTGCCGAGGAGTTCGTCAAACGTGGCGCCCGGGTGGCGATCGTCGACCTCGACAGCGACGAGTTCTTGGCGACCCGCGACAGGCTGTCGAAGCTCGGCGACGTACTCGCCATCACCGCAGACGTGTCGCAGGAATCGGATGTCAAGTCCTACGTTCAGCAGGCGGTCGAGGCGTACGGCGGGATTGACGTGTTCTTCAACAACGCCGGTATCGAGGGGAAGGTGGCCGTCCCGCTGGTCGAGACTGCAGTGGAAGACTTCGACCGGGTGATCAGCGTGAACCTGCGCGGCGTGTTCCTGGGTCTCAAACATGTGCTGCCCGTCATGAATGCGAAGAAGAGCGGCAGTGTCATCAATACCTCGTCGGTCGCCGGGCTGCGCGGGAGCATGGGCATCGGCCCGTACACGGCGTCCAAACATGGCGTCGTCGGGTTGACCCGCACGGCGGCGCTTGAGTCTGCGCCATACGGCGTGCGCGTCAACTCCATCCACCCATCGCCGGTCAACACGCGCATGATGCGGGCGTTGGAAAAGGGCGTGAACCCGGCGGACCCGGAGGCCGCGCAGGCCCGGTTTACCAGCAATATCCCGTTGGGCCGATACGCCGAATCGACCGACATCGCCAACCTCGTGCTGTTCCTCGCCTCTGATGAGAGCAATTTCCTGACCGGCGTGCAGTACCGCGTCGATGGCGGTATGGGAGCCCACTAG
- a CDS encoding NAD(P)/FAD-dependent oxidoreductase codes for MTDVDHLVIVGASVAGLRAVEGARKTGYAGRISLIGAEEHLPYDRPPLSKTYLTDEQPQPTFYRTEEAMREQLGVDLFLGQPATGLDVAEQVVHTGATEHRYDALVIATGSTARTMPEVGTLGGVLTLRTLDDARVLRAGLDRATRLVVVGGGFIGSEIASAGRARGLPVTIVEALPTPLVRAIGEQMGAACAALHQRNGTQLMCGVPVDRLEGDGHVERVILSDGAVLEADLVVVGTGADPATGWLGDSGLRLDNGIVCDETLWTGAPGVYAAGDVARWVNPTFDRLMRLEHWTSAGDQGRHAGQSAVDPQARKPFSGAPYFWSDWYDANIRFIGIPSDEVQVVIGSTDDGSFLSLYREGDTVVGAFAINQPRHLMKFRPLIAGRASWAEALEFGRERASA; via the coding sequence GTGACGGACGTCGACCACCTCGTCATCGTCGGCGCCTCGGTCGCCGGACTGCGTGCCGTCGAGGGTGCCCGCAAGACGGGGTACGCCGGACGGATTTCGCTGATCGGCGCCGAGGAGCATCTGCCTTACGACCGACCGCCGCTGTCCAAGACCTATCTCACCGACGAGCAGCCGCAGCCGACGTTCTATCGGACCGAAGAAGCGATGCGCGAGCAACTCGGCGTCGACCTCTTCCTGGGCCAGCCGGCCACTGGTCTCGACGTCGCCGAACAAGTGGTGCACACCGGCGCGACCGAGCACCGGTACGACGCGCTCGTGATAGCCACCGGGTCTACCGCCCGGACGATGCCGGAAGTAGGCACGCTGGGCGGCGTACTGACGTTGCGCACCCTGGACGACGCGCGGGTGCTGCGAGCCGGTCTCGATCGGGCGACCCGGTTGGTGGTCGTTGGTGGTGGCTTCATCGGCTCGGAGATCGCGTCGGCGGGACGGGCGCGTGGTCTGCCGGTGACGATCGTCGAGGCGTTGCCCACCCCATTGGTGCGCGCGATCGGCGAGCAGATGGGCGCCGCGTGCGCCGCATTGCATCAGCGCAACGGCACGCAACTGATGTGCGGCGTACCCGTCGACCGGCTGGAGGGCGACGGGCATGTCGAACGCGTGATTCTCTCGGACGGCGCCGTCCTCGAAGCGGACCTGGTCGTTGTCGGTACGGGTGCGGATCCGGCGACCGGCTGGCTGGGTGATTCCGGTTTGCGGCTGGACAATGGCATCGTCTGTGACGAGACGCTGTGGACCGGTGCGCCGGGCGTGTACGCCGCCGGTGACGTCGCGCGCTGGGTCAACCCGACCTTCGACCGGCTGATGCGGCTCGAACACTGGACCTCGGCGGGTGACCAGGGCCGGCACGCAGGCCAGAGCGCGGTGGATCCGCAGGCGCGCAAGCCATTTAGCGGCGCGCCGTACTTCTGGTCCGACTGGTACGACGCCAACATCCGCTTCATCGGCATCCCTTCCGACGAGGTGCAGGTAGTTATCGGCTCGACTGACGATGGCTCGTTCCTGTCGCTCTATCGGGAGGGCGACACGGTGGTCGGTGCGTTCGCGATCAACCAGCCGCGGCACCTGATGAAGTTTCGCCCGCTGATCGCCGGCCGCGCGAGCTGGGCGGAGGCCCTCGAGTTCGGTCGCGAACGCGCCTCGGCCTGA
- a CDS encoding DEAD/DEAH box helicase, translating into MSVALAELLDDSVIIRMVGSESFKRGRSYARRGLVSKIDVAEDPLQLRGRVDGTQPKPYNTTVYFNDRAEPAGSCSCPVGFDCKHAAALMIAVRSARGEQSRVSSATWDSRLGQLAGQSPARQQQSRHQPVGLMFRVDRSITGDRQSTPIGLGVRPVGWGRSGRWVSSGLSWASLRGDRGFPPRHREQLSEFYSYTQLRSDYRYYGSGGWTSLSAVGPMLWSFLSTMSDAGIPLLLESRGTATPTELVLSAQPAEIVLDVRRSGEDFAIAPRVSIGGDVFSPAGIGWLGSPTHSLFHETAPEEPRRPGTLTIAKLAARPSRDLRDWVFDPQDMTVPRADIDRLADEFYPRLRNTTRITSSDDSVDLPSISAPTLVVIVDPQPDLSLRLRWKVQYAVGEATSRFAVGSDAADEPGHAVRDLAAETALVRALPVAVGMPLDDAERPPVALMSIDAAAFVNETISALRGHDVLVEINGDLPDYRYIETAPVVRVSTSDLPGEADWYDLGVQVTVDDQTVPFIELFAALARDDEFLMLKSGAYFSLQRAEFEALRRLIAEARELQEHEGESLRISKYHAGFWEDLVELGVVENQSSRWAETMAGLLDDQPADPAPVPTTLDAELRPYQLTGFQWLAFLFDHGLGGILADDMGLGKTLQTIALICRARQGDPEAPPFLVVAPSSVVSNWAREVQRFAPHLRVVSIDQTEAKRKSDTAALVAGADIVITSYTLLRIDFESYAGLPWSGLILDEAQFVKNYRAKTYQCVRRLPVPFKLAVTGTPLENSLMDLWAMLSIVAPGLFPRPDRFADTYRKPIERGNSTELLAQLQRRIRPLMLRRTKEKVASELPPKQEQVVEVELLPKHRKIYQTHLQRERQKVLGMINDLDANRFVILRSLTLLRQLALDASLVEDDYANVPSAKVELLCEQLTELAGEGHRALVFSQFTSFLGRIKQKLDAAGVPYCYLDGSTRNRAAVISSFKDGDAPVFLISLKAGGFGLNLTEADYCFVMDPWWNPATETQAIDRAHRIGQDKTVMVYRYVAADTIEEKVMALKGRKAKLFDSVMGGDGMQDAALSAADIRSLFTD; encoded by the coding sequence ATGTCCGTGGCGTTAGCTGAACTGCTCGACGACTCCGTCATCATCCGCATGGTTGGTAGCGAGTCGTTCAAGCGCGGGCGGTCCTATGCGCGGCGCGGCCTGGTCAGCAAAATCGACGTCGCGGAAGATCCGCTACAGCTGCGCGGACGGGTCGACGGCACCCAGCCGAAGCCCTACAACACGACGGTCTATTTCAACGATCGCGCCGAGCCTGCCGGTTCGTGCAGCTGCCCGGTCGGCTTCGACTGCAAGCACGCCGCAGCCTTGATGATCGCGGTTCGAAGCGCTCGCGGGGAACAGTCGCGGGTCTCCAGCGCGACGTGGGACAGCCGCCTCGGCCAGCTCGCCGGGCAGTCTCCTGCACGTCAACAGCAGTCCCGCCATCAGCCGGTCGGCCTGATGTTTCGGGTTGATCGCAGCATCACCGGAGACCGGCAGAGTACGCCGATCGGCCTCGGCGTACGACCCGTCGGGTGGGGCCGCAGCGGCCGTTGGGTCAGCAGTGGGCTCTCGTGGGCGAGTCTGCGCGGGGACCGTGGCTTCCCGCCGCGGCACCGCGAACAGCTGAGCGAGTTCTACTCCTACACGCAGCTGCGCAGCGACTACCGCTACTACGGCAGCGGTGGGTGGACGTCGCTGAGCGCGGTCGGTCCGATGCTCTGGTCGTTCTTGTCGACGATGTCCGACGCCGGGATACCGCTGCTGCTCGAGTCGCGGGGTACGGCGACGCCCACCGAACTCGTGCTCTCGGCCCAGCCGGCAGAGATCGTGCTTGACGTGCGGCGCAGCGGTGAAGACTTCGCGATAGCGCCGCGGGTCAGCATCGGAGGCGACGTATTCTCGCCGGCAGGCATCGGCTGGCTCGGCTCGCCCACGCACAGTCTGTTTCACGAGACGGCACCGGAGGAGCCCCGCCGGCCCGGCACGCTGACGATCGCCAAGCTTGCTGCGCGGCCCAGCCGTGATCTGCGGGACTGGGTGTTCGACCCGCAGGACATGACGGTGCCGCGTGCGGACATCGACCGGCTGGCCGACGAGTTCTACCCGCGGCTGCGTAATACCACCCGGATCACGTCCTCCGATGACTCGGTCGACCTGCCGTCTATCTCCGCGCCGACCCTCGTCGTCATCGTGGACCCACAGCCGGACCTCAGTCTGCGGCTGCGTTGGAAGGTGCAGTACGCCGTCGGCGAGGCGACGTCGCGGTTCGCGGTCGGCTCCGATGCCGCGGACGAGCCGGGCCATGCCGTGCGCGACCTGGCCGCCGAAACGGCGCTGGTGCGCGCGCTGCCGGTCGCGGTCGGCATGCCACTCGACGACGCCGAGCGGCCGCCCGTCGCGTTAATGAGCATCGACGCTGCGGCGTTCGTCAACGAGACGATCTCCGCGCTGCGCGGGCACGACGTCCTAGTCGAGATCAACGGTGACCTGCCGGACTACCGCTACATCGAGACCGCGCCCGTCGTACGCGTGTCGACCTCGGACCTACCCGGCGAGGCCGACTGGTACGACCTGGGTGTCCAGGTCACCGTCGACGACCAGACGGTGCCGTTCATCGAGCTGTTCGCCGCGCTCGCTCGCGACGACGAGTTCCTGATGCTCAAATCGGGCGCATACTTCAGCCTGCAACGCGCCGAGTTCGAGGCGCTGCGCCGGCTCATCGCCGAGGCCCGTGAGCTCCAGGAACACGAGGGCGAGTCACTAAGGATCAGCAAATACCACGCTGGGTTCTGGGAGGACCTGGTCGAGCTCGGGGTCGTTGAAAATCAGTCGTCGCGGTGGGCCGAGACAATGGCCGGGCTGCTCGATGACCAACCCGCCGACCCGGCGCCGGTGCCGACCACGCTCGACGCCGAGCTGCGGCCCTACCAGCTGACCGGCTTCCAATGGTTGGCCTTCTTGTTCGACCACGGGCTCGGCGGCATCCTCGCCGACGACATGGGCCTGGGCAAGACGCTCCAGACCATCGCGCTGATCTGCCGGGCTCGCCAGGGTGATCCGGAGGCGCCGCCGTTCCTGGTGGTGGCGCCGTCGAGCGTGGTGTCCAACTGGGCGCGGGAGGTCCAACGATTCGCGCCACATCTGCGCGTCGTGTCAATCGATCAGACCGAGGCCAAGCGTAAGAGCGACACCGCCGCGTTGGTCGCCGGCGCCGACATCGTGATCACGTCGTACACCTTGCTGCGGATCGACTTCGAGTCGTACGCCGGCCTGCCGTGGTCCGGGTTGATTCTTGACGAAGCACAGTTCGTCAAAAATTACCGCGCGAAGACCTACCAATGCGTACGCCGCCTGCCCGTGCCGTTCAAGCTCGCCGTCACCGGTACGCCGCTGGAAAATAGCCTGATGGACCTGTGGGCGATGCTGTCGATCGTCGCCCCGGGGCTTTTCCCGCGGCCCGACAGGTTCGCCGACACCTATCGCAAGCCGATCGAACGCGGCAACAGCACCGAGCTGCTGGCGCAGCTCCAACGACGGATCCGACCATTGATGTTGCGGCGTACCAAGGAGAAGGTCGCCTCGGAGCTTCCGCCCAAACAAGAACAGGTCGTCGAGGTCGAACTGCTGCCCAAGCACCGCAAGATCTACCAGACACACCTACAGCGCGAGCGCCAGAAGGTCCTGGGGATGATCAACGACCTCGACGCCAACCGGTTCGTGATCTTGCGGTCGCTGACCTTGCTGCGCCAACTCGCGCTGGATGCCAGTCTCGTCGAGGACGACTACGCCAACGTGCCGTCGGCAAAGGTTGAGTTGTTATGCGAGCAGTTGACTGAGCTCGCCGGGGAGGGTCATCGTGCGCTGGTGTTCAGCCAGTTCACCAGCTTCCTCGGACGGATCAAGCAGAAGCTCGATGCGGCGGGCGTCCCCTATTGCTACCTCGATGGCAGCACCCGTAACCGGGCCGCGGTGATCTCGTCGTTCAAGGACGGCGATGCTCCGGTGTTCTTGATCAGCCTCAAGGCGGGCGGTTTTGGCCTCAACCTGACCGAGGCCGACTATTGCTTCGTGATGGATCCGTGGTGGAACCCCGCCACGGAGACGCAGGCGATCGACCGCGCGCACCGGATCGGCCAAGACAAGACGGTCATGGTCTACCGATACGTCGCCGCCGACACCATCGAGGAGAAGGTGATGGCGCTGAAGGGCCGCAAGGCGAAGTTGTTCGACTCGGTGATGGGTGGCGACGGGATGCAAGACGCGGCGTTGAGCGCCGCCGATATTCGGAGCCTCTTCACCGATTGA
- a CDS encoding low temperature requirement protein A, giving the protein MSSRFGVAAAQLADLLATGHATSAVVAFAFALFAILAGWINFSWFASAFDTDVVDLSLIPTFVAIAVLGALELLLPVVAQGRAGGTPWHPHHIADRYGGFAIIALGEGIVGTVASSRSALGGSSGLDWDVDAVLVVVAGIGLTFAMWWTYFLTPYGDLLRLRPSRGYLFGCGHILSRIARRVVADGRASCRGSRGRPLATTRDGATAGRRAARYRY; this is encoded by the coding sequence TTGTCGTCGCGGTTCGGAGTTGCCGCCGCGCAGCTGGCGGACCTGCTCGCGACCGGGCACGCCACCAGCGCCGTAGTCGCGTTCGCATTTGCGCTGTTCGCAATCCTGGCAGGCTGGATCAACTTTTCCTGGTTCGCATCCGCATTTGACACCGACGTAGTCGACTTGTCACTCATTCCCACCTTCGTCGCGATCGCGGTACTCGGCGCTCTCGAACTGCTGCTCCCGGTAGTAGCCCAAGGGCGGGCAGGCGGTACACCGTGGCACCCACACCACATCGCCGACCGGTACGGCGGGTTCGCGATCATCGCACTCGGTGAGGGCATTGTCGGCACCGTCGCGTCCTCTCGTAGTGCGTTAGGCGGATCGTCCGGGCTCGATTGGGACGTGGACGCGGTACTGGTCGTGGTCGCGGGGATCGGACTCACCTTCGCGATGTGGTGGACGTACTTCCTCACGCCGTACGGCGATCTGTTGCGCCTTCGCCCGAGCCGGGGCTATCTCTTCGGCTGCGGCCATATCCTGTCGCGGATCGCGAGGCGAGTTGTCGCGGACGGTCGAGCAAGTTGTCGCGGATCGCGAGGTCGGCCTCTAGCTACGACTCGGGACGGGGCCACGGCCGGCCGTCGAGCCGCTCGATATCGGTATTGA
- a CDS encoding TetR/AcrR family transcriptional regulator → MDQWREYDELQLTPVLRGALAAFREHGYHGASVRDIASRVGVTVPGLYYHHRNKEAMLAALIDISIHAVVERVRLAMAAAGDDLRTQLANTIEAVVLHMTYHADFAFLDPEFRFLKEETSHSYAEARRAVERRIADLLAVGVETGVFTAEIPDGTARALVGMCQSVAFWYRSDGPKSPREIAREYAAIALSIVDHELDSPRLKI, encoded by the coding sequence ATGGACCAGTGGCGAGAGTACGACGAACTCCAGCTCACGCCTGTCTTGCGCGGGGCGTTGGCGGCCTTCCGCGAGCATGGCTACCACGGTGCCTCGGTGCGCGACATCGCGTCGCGCGTCGGAGTCACCGTGCCGGGACTGTATTACCACCATCGCAATAAAGAGGCGATGCTCGCAGCGTTGATCGACATCTCGATTCACGCGGTCGTCGAGCGGGTCCGGCTGGCCATGGCCGCGGCCGGCGACGACTTGCGGACGCAGCTCGCCAACACGATCGAGGCCGTCGTACTCCACATGACCTACCACGCGGACTTCGCATTCCTGGACCCGGAATTTCGCTTTCTGAAGGAAGAGACCAGTCACTCGTACGCCGAAGCAAGGCGGGCCGTCGAACGCCGTATCGCCGACCTGCTTGCGGTGGGTGTCGAGACCGGCGTGTTCACGGCCGAGATCCCCGACGGGACCGCCCGTGCGCTGGTCGGGATGTGCCAGTCAGTCGCGTTTTGGTACCGATCTGACGGGCCAAAAAGTCCGAGAGAGATCGCCCGCGAGTACGCCGCGATCGCGCTATCTATCGTGGACCACGAGCTCGATTCACCCAGACTCAAGATCTAG
- a CDS encoding thioesterase family protein, translating into MGIYEKATAVTAVGAGMYDAYISEQWTVGVKPQGGYLLGIVARAAADMVGDSHPHLQAISSSFLQAPDVGPATVQVDVLRAGRGASQLRATLLQNDKPCVDSLLVQGVLDDADAWWTAATPPDIPDESDCDLMPRSAPGAGFDVPMMDMVEQRFDPKGMGFTRGEPGHAGTIGGWIRLADGAAWDPMSLLIPLDPTPPISFDMGLAGWAPTMQLSAYIRRLPAPGPVRVFTKSLDIGNDRMDETTYAWDSKGRLVGQATQLTGVRTP; encoded by the coding sequence ATGGGGATTTATGAGAAGGCGACCGCGGTTACGGCCGTCGGCGCGGGAATGTACGACGCATACATCAGCGAGCAATGGACGGTCGGAGTCAAACCGCAAGGCGGTTACCTGCTCGGGATCGTCGCGCGGGCCGCCGCCGATATGGTCGGTGACTCGCATCCGCATCTGCAGGCAATCAGTAGCAGCTTCCTGCAAGCGCCGGACGTCGGGCCCGCAACGGTGCAGGTCGACGTACTGCGAGCGGGTCGAGGCGCGTCGCAGCTGCGCGCCACTCTCCTGCAAAACGACAAGCCGTGCGTCGACTCGCTGCTGGTCCAGGGCGTGCTCGACGACGCGGACGCGTGGTGGACGGCGGCGACGCCGCCCGACATCCCGGACGAGTCGGACTGTGACCTGATGCCCAGGTCGGCGCCGGGCGCCGGCTTCGACGTACCGATGATGGACATGGTCGAGCAACGGTTCGACCCGAAGGGGATGGGGTTCACGCGGGGTGAACCGGGACATGCCGGCACGATCGGCGGCTGGATCCGCCTCGCGGACGGCGCAGCCTGGGACCCCATGAGCCTGCTGATACCGCTCGACCCGACTCCGCCGATCTCCTTTGACATGGGACTTGCGGGTTGGGCGCCGACGATGCAGCTTTCGGCGTACATTCGTCGGCTGCCCGCGCCCGGTCCGGTCCGGGTCTTCACCAAAAGCCTCGACATCGGTAACGACCGGATGGACGAGACGACGTATGCGTGGGACAGCAAAGGCAGGCTTGTCGGGCAGGCGACCCAGCTGACCGGCGTACGCACTCCGTAG
- a CDS encoding MFS transporter has product MDSSTKPVVHPGRLIGVLAFTGIVGALMQTLVVPLIGVLPKILDTSASNATWVITVTLLAGAVATPVIGRLGDMYGKRRVLLICTAPLILGSVVCATASSLAPMIIGRGLQGLGVGLIPLGISAMRDLLPPERLHSSIALMSASMGIGGALGLPVAAAVAENASWRVLFWAVAVLSAIIFVLLWIIIPEIPVSGKVGRFDVIGAIGLGVALVCFLMAVSKGGDWGWANAKTLQLFGAAVVVALIWGWWELRVSSPLVDLRMTAGRQVLLTNVASVVVGFGMYASSLIIPQLMQLPSATGYGLGQSMLAMGLWMAPGGLMMMAVSPIGGRISSTHGPKLTLLLGCLVIAAGYGSSIFLMGSIWGLMIAVCIICGGVGLAYGAMPALIMAAVPLSATASANSVNTLMRSIGTSMSAAVVGVVLAQMSTQVGGYNLPTEAGFRTGLLIACGVAIVAAAITLAISSGPRRTAPEPEPALAAPVPSA; this is encoded by the coding sequence GTGGACAGTTCCACGAAACCGGTGGTTCACCCAGGCCGCTTGATCGGCGTACTCGCATTCACCGGCATCGTCGGCGCGCTCATGCAGACACTCGTAGTCCCCTTGATCGGCGTACTGCCGAAGATCCTGGACACCTCGGCGTCCAATGCCACGTGGGTCATCACCGTGACTCTGCTCGCCGGTGCCGTAGCCACGCCCGTGATCGGTCGACTGGGCGACATGTACGGCAAGCGCCGCGTTCTGTTGATATGCACCGCGCCACTCATTTTGGGATCGGTCGTGTGCGCGACGGCCTCATCACTGGCGCCGATGATCATCGGCCGTGGCTTGCAGGGACTCGGGGTCGGTCTGATCCCGCTCGGTATCAGCGCGATGCGCGACCTGCTTCCTCCCGAGCGACTGCACTCCTCGATCGCCTTAATGAGCGCCTCGATGGGCATCGGCGGCGCGCTCGGCCTGCCTGTCGCGGCCGCGGTCGCCGAGAACGCTAGCTGGCGGGTGCTGTTCTGGGCAGTCGCGGTACTCAGCGCGATCATCTTCGTACTGCTGTGGATCATCATTCCGGAAATCCCTGTCAGCGGGAAGGTCGGCCGCTTCGACGTCATCGGCGCGATCGGTCTCGGCGTGGCCTTGGTCTGCTTCCTGATGGCGGTGTCGAAGGGCGGCGACTGGGGATGGGCGAACGCGAAGACACTTCAGCTTTTCGGCGCGGCCGTCGTTGTCGCACTGATCTGGGGCTGGTGGGAACTGCGCGTCTCCAGTCCGCTGGTTGACCTTCGGATGACGGCTGGTCGTCAAGTGCTACTCACCAACGTCGCATCGGTGGTCGTAGGTTTCGGGATGTACGCATCCTCGTTGATCATCCCGCAGCTGATGCAACTGCCGTCCGCGACCGGCTACGGCCTTGGACAGTCGATGCTTGCCATGGGACTGTGGATGGCGCCCGGCGGCCTGATGATGATGGCGGTCTCGCCGATCGGCGGTCGCATCTCGTCTACTCACGGGCCAAAACTCACACTGCTGCTCGGCTGTCTGGTGATCGCTGCCGGCTACGGATCCTCGATCTTCCTAATGGGGTCGATCTGGGGACTGATGATCGCCGTCTGCATTATCTGTGGCGGCGTCGGTCTGGCGTACGGCGCGATGCCGGCACTCATCATGGCCGCCGTACCACTGTCGGCCACCGCCTCCGCCAACAGCGTCAACACCCTGATGCGTTCCATCGGCACCTCGATGTCCGCGGCGGTGGTCGGCGTGGTCCTGGCGCAGATGAGTACGCAGGTCGGTGGGTACAACCTGCCGACCGAGGCGGGATTCCGCACCGGTCTGCTCATCGCCTGCGGTGTCGCGATTGTCGCCGCAGCAATCACGCTGGCTATTTCGTCCGGGCCTCGACGGACCGCGCCCGAGCCCGAACCCGCACTGGCGGCGCCGGTTCCCAGCGCCTAG
- a CDS encoding ferredoxin produces the protein MKIIHDQERCQGLGICESISAEHFETNDDGTMTVIKPDFTDDELELVERAVESCPTRSLRIER, from the coding sequence ATGAAGATCATTCACGACCAAGAGCGATGCCAAGGGCTGGGCATCTGCGAGTCGATTTCGGCCGAGCACTTCGAAACCAACGACGACGGCACGATGACCGTCATCAAACCGGACTTCACCGACGACGAGCTGGAACTTGTCGAGCGGGCCGTCGAGAGCTGCCCGACGCGGTCGCTGCGGATCGAGCGGTGA
- a CDS encoding Gfo/Idh/MocA family protein, whose amino-acid sequence MERKVRWGIAGPGRIADLVVPDFQYVESAVITAVGSRSQERADGFAARHAIPVAHGSYDSLVADPEVDVIYVATPHPQHLAIARSALDAGKALLIEKTFTATVAGAREIVERARAARIFCMEAMWTRFQPAIVAARDLIADGAIGEVRAVQAELGVDRPYDPADRLFDPAQGGGAMLDLGVYVVSFAQHFLGTPEKIVATGSLAPTGVDLEAGLLLGYDDGKSAALQISLRHSLPGYARIFGTKGWIDVPPRFHHPKAIVLHRSGAEPEHITREPLGVGYSHELIEVTDGMRAGRTESAMMPLDDTLAVQTLLNDACEQLGVHHNEAP is encoded by the coding sequence ATGGAACGTAAAGTTCGCTGGGGGATAGCCGGCCCTGGACGGATCGCGGATCTCGTCGTACCAGATTTCCAGTACGTCGAGAGCGCCGTGATCACCGCTGTCGGGTCGCGCTCGCAGGAGCGGGCGGACGGTTTTGCCGCCCGTCACGCGATCCCGGTCGCGCACGGCTCATACGACTCACTCGTTGCAGATCCCGAGGTCGACGTCATCTACGTCGCCACGCCGCATCCGCAGCACTTGGCGATCGCTCGGTCGGCGCTCGATGCCGGCAAGGCGCTGCTCATTGAGAAGACGTTTACCGCCACGGTCGCAGGCGCACGGGAAATCGTCGAGCGGGCGCGTGCGGCGCGGATCTTTTGTATGGAGGCGATGTGGACCCGCTTCCAGCCGGCGATCGTCGCCGCGCGCGACCTGATCGCGGACGGTGCGATTGGTGAAGTCCGCGCCGTACAAGCAGAGCTCGGAGTCGATCGCCCTTACGACCCGGCGGACAGGCTGTTCGACCCTGCCCAAGGCGGCGGCGCGATGCTCGACCTCGGTGTCTACGTCGTCTCGTTCGCACAACATTTCCTTGGTACGCCGGAGAAAATCGTCGCTACCGGTTCCTTGGCGCCGACGGGCGTCGACCTGGAGGCCGGTCTGCTGCTCGGGTACGACGACGGCAAGTCCGCTGCGCTTCAGATCTCGCTGCGCCACTCGCTGCCGGGCTACGCGCGGATCTTCGGCACTAAGGGCTGGATCGACGTCCCGCCGCGTTTTCATCATCCGAAGGCGATCGTGCTACACCGTTCCGGTGCGGAGCCCGAACACATCACCCGCGAGCCCCTTGGCGTCGGCTACTCGCACGAACTGATCGAGGTCACCGACGGCATGCGCGCGGGGCGTACCGAAAGCGCAATGATGCCGCTCGACGACACATTGGCGGTGCAGACCCTGTTGAACGACGCCTGCGAGCAGCTCGGCGTCCACCACAACGAAGCCCCGTGA